Below is a window of Halomonas sp. Bachu 37 DNA.
AAGGTCACCCGCCAAGGCTCCGAGCGCATCGTCCGCTACGCCTTCGAGCTGGCGAAAAACAACGGTCGCAAGAAAGTCACCGCGGTACACAAGGCCAATATCATCAAGACCAGCTCCGGCTTGTTTCTCGATGTGGCGCGGGAAGTCGCCAAGGAGTACCCCGACATCGAGTTTCAGGAGATGATCGTGGACAACGCCTGCATGCAGCTGGTGATGAACCCGCATCAGTTCGACGTCGTCGTCACCACCAACCTGTTCGGCGACATTCTCTCCGACCTGTGTGCTGGCCTGGTCGGCGGGCTAGGCCTGGCACCGGGGGCCAATATCGGTGAGAACGCCGCGATCTTTGAAGCCGTTCACGGCTCCGCGCCGGATATCGCCGGAAGGAAGATAGCCAATCCCTGCGCATTGCTGCTCGCTGCCGCGCAGATGCTGGACCATCTGGGTATGCCCGAGAAGGGTACCGCGATTCGTCAGGGCATTCGCCATGTCCTGGAAAGAAACCGCGACATGGTTACCCCGGACATGGGTGGCAGCGGCACCACCGATAGCTTCGCCGAGGCACTGGTGACAACGCTACGCGGGTAAAAAACGTTCTTCTTTCGTCTGTGCTTCATCGTGAGGCACAGGCGGTAATTTCACACTCCTTTAAAAAACAAATAGAAGCCGTTGATCGGTCATATAAGACAGCGCGCCTCAATATTCAAAACGAAGAAAACTTCATTATAACCGTTTACCTTAATCTCAATTAACCTTCGGTATTTAATCTCCACTTCGCTTCATCCCCTCTATCGGGAGTTCTCCAACTTGATATAGCATGCTTGATCTTAATCAACGTTATGGACGAATTCCGCTTCGCTAACTTATGATTTTCAACTATAACTGTTTACTAGCGTTTTCCGATGCAGGGCCTGACGGCAGGACCGCCAAGGGCAAGACTTATGGCACAAGCTCTATATCACAAGCTCTATATCACAAGCTCTATGTCACAAGATCCATGTCATAAGTTCAGTAACAATATCTATGACATAAATTCACGTCATGAGTTTATGTCATAAGAAAGAGTGGAATATCTAGTAAAGCACGGTTGACCATGCTACTCCAGGGAGGTTGAACATGGGCGTTGTGGGCGAGGCGATTACCGATAAAGGTGAGTCGGACAAGAGCACGAAAAAGAGTGGCGAACAGGATGAGTCAAACCTGATCGACACTTCTTATATATATCACCAACCTGTTCCCAAGCATCATTCAAATCATGATGTTACTGGTCGCAACCATAGCGTTATCGACCGGCGCGACAAAGATAGACTCGACTCTTCACAACGCATTCTATTCGTTACTACCGAGATCACCGATTTCGTCAAGGTCGGCGGTCTGGGCGACGTGTCGTCGTCGCTTCCCCGGGCTCTCGCGGCGCACCACGATGTTCGAGTGCTGATTCCCGCCTACCGTGAAATGATCGAGTCCGAGCATGAAATCGTCCCTGTCGGTCATGTACCGGCATTCGCTGGTTTGCCTGCCTGCGATATCGGCCAGATCACCTGCCGCGACGGGCTGATTCTGTATGTCCTGCTGTGCCCCGAGCTTTACGAGCGAGAAGGCACCCCCTATGGCGGCGGTTCGAGCGGCTATGGTGATGGTCAGGATGAAGGCTGGCAGGATAACGACATCCGCTTTGCCAGGTTGTCGCGAGCTGCTGCCGACATCGCCCTGGGCCAGGCGAACCTCGACTGGCAGCCCCAGCTTCTGCACCTGAACGACTGGGCGTGCGGCTTGGCCCCGGCTTACCTGCACTGGCAGGGACAACCCGTGCCGAGCATCTTCACCATCCACAACCTGGCTTACCAGGGCATCTTCGATGCCTCGCGCCTGGATGTACTTGGTATTCCTCACGAGGCATTCGATATCGAGGGGGTGGAGTATTACGGCGACCTTTCGTTCATGAAAGCGGGAATCGTCTACGCCTCGCATGTCACCACGGTCAGTGCGACCTATGCCCAGGAGATCACCACGGAAAAGTTTGGCTGCGGACTCGAAGGGTTGCTTCGCTGCAAGGCCGACCAGGGTCGCTTGAGTGGCATTCCCAATGGTATCGACGACTCCTGGGACCCACGCACCGATAGCCACCTGGCCCAGGCCTTCTCCTCCAACGACTGGCGCGGCAAGCGTGCCAATGCCGATTATGTGCGCCGCTATTTCGGTCTGGCATCCGGCCAGGGGCCGTTGTTCGCGGTGATATCACGCCTGGTGCACCAGAAGGGACTCGACCTGACCATCGAAGCCGCCAAGGCCATCGTGCATGCCGGGGGCCAGATCGTCTTCATGGGCAGTGGCGAACGGCATGTCGAAGACGCCCTGCGGGAGCTTGCCATACGCTTTCCCGGCGCCATCGCCGTCTATATCGGGTTTGACGAGTACCAGGCTCGCTGCCTCTTTGCCGGAAGCGATTTTCTGCTCATGCCGTCGCGTTTCGAACCCTGCGGGTTGAGCCAGATGTATGCCCAGCGCTTCGGCTCATTGCCTATCGCTCACCGCACCGGTGGCCTGGCCGATACCATCGAGGACGGCGTAACCGGTTTTCTCTTCGACGACATGCAATTCGGCAGCTACATGCATGCCATCCAACGGGCTTTCGCGGTACACAAGTCGACCGACCTCTTCAATGCCATGCGCGGTGCGGCGATGACGGGGCGCTATCACTGGCGGCAATCGATCGCACCTTACAGCAAGCTGTATCAGCAGGCACTTGAAGAAGCAGGAGACAAGGCGACACAGGCCCGGTGAAGGAGACGTCAGCGATGTTTGACCGGACACGGCGGAAAAAGACACCGTTTCAGCCCACCTTCGGCGCCCAGGTCGTCGAGGAAGGACGCACACGATTCGTACTCTGGGCGCCGGGGGCACACCGGGTCGACGTTGAAGTCGAGGGGCAGCCCGCCGTCACCATGACCCAGGCCGATGACGGTTGCGTCACTGCCGAGGTGGCCTGTGGGCACGGCGCTTGTTATCGCTATCGTATCTATGAAAAGCACGCTGAAGACGACGAGAGCGGCGACCCGGGCACCCTGGTGCCCGACCCCGCCGCCCGCGCTCAGGCCAGCGATATCGACGGACCCAGCGTGGTGATCGACCCCGACCACTACACCTGGAGAAATACCGAGTGGCAGGGGCGCCCCTGGCACGAAACCGTGCTCTACGAACTGCATGTCGGTGCCCTGGGCGGACTTGATGGCGTACGACAGCGCCTACCCTATCTTGCCGAACTCGGCGTGACCGCCATCGAACTGATGCCGGTCTCGGAATTCCCCGGCGCCCGTAACTGGGGCTATGACGGTGTGCTTCCCTACGCCGTGGAAGCCTCCTATGGCAGCCCCGACGAGATGAAAGCACTGGTCGACGAAGCCCACGGCCTCGGCCTGATGGTGTTTCTCGACGTGGTCTACAACCACTTCGGCCCTGACGGCAATTACCTGGCAAGCTACGCCGCCCCCTTCTTTCGCGAGGATATCGTCACGCCCTGGGGACCTTCGATCGATTTCCGCCAGCCTCAGGTGCGCCGCTATTTCATCGATAACGCCTTGATGTGGATTGAAGAGTACCGCCTGGACGGCCTGCGCTTCGACGCCGTCCATGCCATCAGCGAGAAGGATTTCCTGGTCGAACTCGCCGAGACGATACGCACCAATATCGACCCCGAGCGCCATGTCCATCTCGTGCTCGAGAACGAAGGCAACACCGCCAGCCTGCTCGATCAACGACATTTCACCGCCCAGTGGAATGACGACTGGCACAACGTGACGCATGTCTTGCTGACCGATGAGCACGAAGGCTATTACAGCGATTTCGTCGACAACGCCACGCCCCGTCTGGCCCGTTGCCTCAGCGAAGGCTTCATCTTCCAGGGCCACCGGTCGCGTCATGGTCATTCCCGAGGCGAGCCCAGCGCTCACCTGCCTCCCACCGCCTTCGTGGCGTTTCTGCAGAACCACGACCAGACCGGCAACCGTGCCCTCGGCGAGCGGCTGAGCGTACTCGCCGACCGCGAAGCACTGGCGGCAGCGACGGTACTGCTACTGCTTTCCCCCATGGTGCCGCTGCTGTTCATGGGCGAAGAGTGGGGGTCTACCCGGCCGTTTCTGTTCTTCACCGAACACAAGGAGGAACTCGCCCAGGCGGTTCGCGAAGGACGGCGTGCGGAGTTCGCCGACTTCAGTGCTTTTCAGAATCCGGCCACCCGCGAGCGCATTCCCGATCCCAACGCCCGGCAGACCTTCGACGCCTCGATTCCCGATTTCCAGGCACGGGCAACCCCTCCTCACGACGTCTGGCTTGCGCGCTATCGCACCCTGCTGGCGCTGCGTCACCAGCAGATCGTGCCGCGCCTTCCTGGCGCCGTAGCACTGGGCGCCGAGGCGATCGGCGACAAGGCCGTGGTGGCCCGCTGGCAAATGAATGATGAAACCCACCTGATGATAGCGCTCAACCTGGGCAAGCGGCCGGCACACCTTCCCGGCCTGTACGTTGGCCAACCATTGGCTGGACAACGGCTCTACGAAACCGGCGAGGGGGTCGCGGCAAGCGCGGAAAGCGGCCACCTGCCCGCCCAAGCCGCTGCCGCCTGGTTGTATCCCGCTTCGGGTGTCGAAGAGGTACGTTCATGAAAGACAAGCTAAGACAACTCGCCGAAGCCGCTGGGTTGTTGCTCGAGTGGGACAATAGCGACGGCGAACCGTGCCAGCTGCCCGAGCGGGTGCAACGCACGCTTCTGGAAATACTCGGCTTTCCCGCCGACAGCGACGCCACCATCGACGACAGCCTGCAGCGCCTCAAGCGCCTGCATGAACCGGCAAGTCCCGACCAGTGGCCGCCGCTGCTGACCGCCGACCGCGACACGCCGATCACCCTGCCCTCTTCGCTGCCTCCCGGCACCGTCTTTTCCTTGCTGCTGGAACAGGGCGAGCGCATCGAAGGCCGTCTCGACAGCCATGGCGCCCTGCCCGGCGTGGCTGAGATCGGCTACCACAAGCTGAACATTGCCGATACCCAGTTGACCCTGGCCGTCGCCCCGCAGAAGTGTTTTACACCGGGTGATGCCAGCGGTGAAAAATCGCCTCGTCTATGGGGCCTGGCGGCACAACTTTACGCTTTGCGCCGCCCCGGCGATGGCGGTATCGGCGATGCCCTGGCACTTGAGCACTGCGCCATCCGGGCGGCAGAGCAAGGCGCGGACGCCCTGGCGATCAGCCCGACACACGCCATGTTCAGCGCCGACACCGAGCGCTATAGCCCCTATTCTCCTTCCACGCGGCTACTCTATAACGTGCTTTACGGCGCGGCCGAAACCCTGCTGGGCGAAGCTCGCGTTCATCAGGCCCAGGCAGGCACCGGGCTCGAGGAAAAGATGCGCCATCTGGAAGCCGACGATCTTCTTGACTGGCCCGAGGCGGCGCGCACCAAGCTGACCTGGCTGCGCTTTCTCTACGATGACCTCATGGCTGGCGAGGATGAGGACAGCCAGGCCCTGCGCCAGCAATTGGAGGAGTTTCGCCGGGCGGGCGGCGATCTGCTGGAGAATCACTGCCGCTTC
It encodes the following:
- the treZ gene encoding malto-oligosyltrehalose trehalohydrolase, translated to MFDRTRRKKTPFQPTFGAQVVEEGRTRFVLWAPGAHRVDVEVEGQPAVTMTQADDGCVTAEVACGHGACYRYRIYEKHAEDDESGDPGTLVPDPAARAQASDIDGPSVVIDPDHYTWRNTEWQGRPWHETVLYELHVGALGGLDGVRQRLPYLAELGVTAIELMPVSEFPGARNWGYDGVLPYAVEASYGSPDEMKALVDEAHGLGLMVFLDVVYNHFGPDGNYLASYAAPFFREDIVTPWGPSIDFRQPQVRRYFIDNALMWIEEYRLDGLRFDAVHAISEKDFLVELAETIRTNIDPERHVHLVLENEGNTASLLDQRHFTAQWNDDWHNVTHVLLTDEHEGYYSDFVDNATPRLARCLSEGFIFQGHRSRHGHSRGEPSAHLPPTAFVAFLQNHDQTGNRALGERLSVLADREALAAATVLLLLSPMVPLLFMGEEWGSTRPFLFFTEHKEELAQAVREGRRAEFADFSAFQNPATRERIPDPNARQTFDASIPDFQARATPPHDVWLARYRTLLALRHQQIVPRLPGAVALGAEAIGDKAVVARWQMNDETHLMIALNLGKRPAHLPGLYVGQPLAGQRLYETGEGVAASAESGHLPAQAAAAWLYPASGVEEVRS
- a CDS encoding isocitrate dehydrogenase, with translation MSQTIAVIKGDGIGPEIMDATLRVLDALDCGLEYDFIDAGLTALEKHGSLMPQDSLDAIARYGVALKGPLTTPIGKGFSSINVQMRRHFDLYANVRPAITFPGTRSRYDDIDMITVRENTEGAYLSEGQEFVDDGNTGLSVIKVTRQGSERIVRYAFELAKNNGRKKVTAVHKANIIKTSSGLFLDVAREVAKEYPDIEFQEMIVDNACMQLVMNPHQFDVVVTTNLFGDILSDLCAGLVGGLGLAPGANIGENAAIFEAVHGSAPDIAGRKIANPCALLLAAAQMLDHLGMPEKGTAIRQGIRHVLERNRDMVTPDMGGSGTTDSFAEALVTTLRG
- the glgA gene encoding glycogen synthase GlgA, which gives rise to MGVVGEAITDKGESDKSTKKSGEQDESNLIDTSYIYHQPVPKHHSNHDVTGRNHSVIDRRDKDRLDSSQRILFVTTEITDFVKVGGLGDVSSSLPRALAAHHDVRVLIPAYREMIESEHEIVPVGHVPAFAGLPACDIGQITCRDGLILYVLLCPELYEREGTPYGGGSSGYGDGQDEGWQDNDIRFARLSRAAADIALGQANLDWQPQLLHLNDWACGLAPAYLHWQGQPVPSIFTIHNLAYQGIFDASRLDVLGIPHEAFDIEGVEYYGDLSFMKAGIVYASHVTTVSATYAQEITTEKFGCGLEGLLRCKADQGRLSGIPNGIDDSWDPRTDSHLAQAFSSNDWRGKRANADYVRRYFGLASGQGPLFAVISRLVHQKGLDLTIEAAKAIVHAGGQIVFMGSGERHVEDALRELAIRFPGAIAVYIGFDEYQARCLFAGSDFLLMPSRFEPCGLSQMYAQRFGSLPIAHRTGGLADTIEDGVTGFLFDDMQFGSYMHAIQRAFAVHKSTDLFNAMRGAAMTGRYHWRQSIAPYSKLYQQALEEAGDKATQAR